Proteins encoded together in one Dermacentor variabilis isolate Ectoservices chromosome 2, ASM5094787v1, whole genome shotgun sequence window:
- the mRpS11 gene encoding mitochondrial ribosomal protein S11, with protein MSRLKYALNIVRGVVSSSKLCGSNLALGARAATAVRAQSPLRALCTTCLLRKAEDRKAMMASLPKKDEGTVGEKLVDIDPSHERWSMFPDEGTPSMMVDGVPFRDLPICHIKCSLNNTLMTLTDSSGKCLTRKSGGTEGYRNAKKGTTVAAQAAALSFSHVAQLRDIKNIRVIVKGLGPGRLASIKGLQMGGLTVISITDRTPAPEKCPRPRKAKRL; from the exons ATGTCGAGGTTAAAATACGCTTTAAACATCGTTCGCGGCGTAGTTTCGAGTTCAAAGTTGTGCGGAAGTAACTTAGCGCTTGGTGCGCGTGCAGCGACAGCTGTACGTGCCCAAAGTCCGCTCCGAGCTCTGTGCACAACATGTCTGCTTCGCAAAGCCGAGGACAGGAAGGCAATGATGGCGTCTCTGCCCAAGAAAGACGAAGGCACGGTCGGGGAGAAATTGGTCGACATCGATCCGTCGCACGAGAG GTGGTCCATGTTTCCAGACGAAGGCACGCCCAGTATGATGGTTGACGGCGTTCCTTTTCGGGACCTTCCAATCTGTCACATCAAGTGCAGTCTGAACAACACATTAATGACACTCACTGACTCATCAG GGAAGTGCCTTACAAGAAAATCGGGT GGCACTGAAGGATACAGGAATGCCAAGAAGGGCACCACAGTTGCTGCTCAAGCTGCAGCTCTCAGCTTCAGCCAT GTGGCCCAGCTGAGGGACATCAAGAACATTCGGGTGATTGTCAAGGGCCTTGGACCCGGCAGGCTG GCATCCATCAAAGGTCTCCAAATGGGCGGCCTCACCGTAATTTCTATCACTGACAGAACACCGGCTCCCGAGAAGTGTCCAAGACCACGCAAGGCGAAGAGGCTTTGA